The Gloeobacter violaceus PCC 7421 DNA window AACCGCTCCCCCGGCAGCCTCGGCGGCAGCTTCGGTACCAGCCCCTACTACGGCACCCGCCCTCCCGGTTCCAGTACCTTCGGCACCCCCGGCTACGGCAACCCGCCCATCATCACCCGCCGCAGCAGCGGCGATTTGTTCAGCCCGCCTTCGCCCTTCGACCCGGTGCAGCGTCCCAATCGCCTGCGCATCCGCCAGGTGAGCGTCGATCCGGCCAACCGGGTGCTCCACAGCGGCGATGTGCTCACGGTCTCGCTTGAGGGGGACGGCGGCGGCAAGGCCACCTTCCGCATCCTGGGCTACACCGGCCCGATCACCATGAAGGAAATCACCACCGGCTTCTACGAAGCGACCGTGCAAATCGGCAAAAACATCAACGTCCCGGGCGGCACGATCGAGGTGGCCCTCGAACGCGAAGGTCAGCGCACCACCCGCAACATCAACGAATCGATCAACATCTCCTCGAACCGCTAGTCAGCGGCACAGCCGTACATCCACACCAATATCCAAGCCCTCCAGCCGTGATCAGCTGTAAGCACCGGCAGAGCAGATTTCATGGCGAGAGCCGGACAAGCCCGGTTCCCCAGCGAAAGACCCGGGCTTTTGTGATCGGGCGCAATCGGGCCACAAGCAGTGCGTCTTCGAAGCGTTCTCACGGCTGCATAAATTTTCTCAGTTGCCTCTAGTGGTTTTCTGCGGTTGGCAGGAGGCTGTTCAGCAGAGCAAATTTCAATTGCTGCTGCGCCTACTGGAGCGCAAGTTTGGGCCGCTGCCGCAAGACCTGCGCACAAGCTTACAGACGATTACCGACGGAGACGCATTGGATCGTCTGGGCCTAGCCTTGATCGATGCCCCGGATCTAGAGACTTTCCAGATGCTTTCAGGTGAGAATCCAAACGAGCGCCAACCCCAGGCGCTCCCGCAGGATCCTTAAGAAATACTACTCCACGCTATGCCTGGCGTGGGCGGCGGGGCGAGGATAGAGAAGAATGACTATCCTGGTGCCGCGATGCTCGATGCGAAGGACTGGCTCAAGATCGGTGCGGCCAAGTTCAAAAGCGCCGACTACGAGGGGGCAATCAAAGATTACAATCAGGCGCTCCTGTTGGATCCGCAATCGGCATCGGCCCACTGCCAGCGCGGCAACGCCTTTGCCCGTCTGCGCGTCGCGCAGCGGGCGCTCGAAGACTACAACCACGCCATTCGGCTCGACGCCGATTCCGCGGAGGCCCACTTC harbors:
- a CDS encoding DUF4351 domain-containing protein; this encodes MVFCGWQEAVQQSKFQLLLRLLERKFGPLPQDLRTSLQTITDGDALDRLGLALIDAPDLETFQMLSGENPNERQPQALPQDP